One part of the Gemmatimonadaceae bacterium genome encodes these proteins:
- the purN gene encoding phosphoribosylglycinamide formyltransferase: MRKQIAVLASGGGSNFQSIQEHLTALGAARPGEIVLVACDRASAGALARARGHGITALAMEREQRSNGMLALLAHHGIDLVVLAGYLRMIPAEVTRAYRGRIVNVHPALLPAFGGPGMYGHHVHEAVVAHGARVSGATVHFVDEEYDHGAIIAQWPVPVFPGDDAETLARRVLAVEHALFPRVVQQLAAGVITLGDDGRVHGAPGHLAPTHFALRADPGAAAEGINALLG, translated from the coding sequence ATGCGCAAGCAGATCGCCGTGCTCGCCTCGGGGGGCGGGTCCAACTTCCAGTCGATCCAGGAGCACCTCACCGCCCTTGGCGCCGCGCGCCCGGGCGAGATCGTCCTCGTCGCCTGCGACCGCGCGTCGGCAGGGGCGCTGGCGCGTGCCCGCGGCCATGGCATCACCGCCCTGGCCATGGAGCGCGAGCAACGCAGCAACGGGATGCTCGCCCTCCTGGCGCATCACGGCATCGACCTGGTGGTCCTGGCCGGCTACCTGCGCATGATCCCCGCCGAGGTGACGCGCGCCTATCGCGGGCGCATCGTCAACGTCCACCCGGCGCTGCTCCCCGCCTTTGGAGGTCCGGGGATGTACGGGCACCACGTGCACGAAGCCGTGGTGGCGCACGGCGCGCGCGTGAGCGGGGCCACGGTGCACTTCGTCGACGAGGAGTACGACCACGGCGCCATCATCGCGCAGTGGCCGGTCCCGGTCTTTCCCGGTGACGATGCCGAGACGCTCGCCCGCCGCGTCCTGGCCGTGGAGCACGCGCTCTTTCCGCGTGTGGTGCAGCAGCTCGCCGCGGGTGTCATCACGTTAGGCGACGATGGGCGCGTCCACGGCGCGCCGGGCCACCTCGCCCCCACGCACTTTGCCCTGCGCGCCGACCCGGGCGCCGCGGCCGAAGGGATCAACGCCCTCCTCGGCTAG
- a CDS encoding PQQ-binding-like beta-propeller repeat protein — MSAVAACGDSAPDAGSHSSRVLWRLPFAPNELFSWGGVPAVRDGRAYWKTMNGLLALDMISGERRWTTPLPIRSLQAPNVLWHDGLLAIADWWGVTVADAETGTVVWTAADTTRRHDTFLDARDGTLFHFLTSDSNRPGPYLGVLKAVDLRTGTPRWEQVLLRHETFSVLPQGVVIEGDAVYAVGSRSLSASGHLKTIFVSALRRIDGALLWHAELPGEFHAASTNATIFGSLLLLGDGFGSGFLALDRTDGHEVWRLSGESGFYGPTYAPLVRDGIGYGVSSDRHAYAFDAATGRQLWTTKLPASAHQLALCGRFLLVENQAVMLLDRTSGAIVDSLLTNPDGSEIPSSGFAVSDRIAAISTDREIVGFSCE, encoded by the coding sequence GTGTCCGCCGTCGCCGCCTGCGGCGACTCGGCGCCCGACGCGGGGTCGCACTCCTCACGAGTTCTGTGGCGCCTGCCGTTCGCACCGAATGAGCTCTTCTCATGGGGAGGAGTCCCCGCAGTTCGCGATGGGAGGGCGTACTGGAAGACGATGAATGGACTACTCGCCTTGGATATGATCTCAGGCGAGCGGCGATGGACAACGCCTCTCCCGATTCGCAGTCTGCAGGCTCCGAACGTACTGTGGCACGATGGGTTGCTTGCCATCGCCGACTGGTGGGGTGTGACCGTAGCCGATGCTGAGACCGGAACGGTGGTCTGGACCGCCGCGGACACGACGAGGCGGCACGATACCTTTCTCGATGCACGTGATGGAACGCTGTTTCACTTTCTTACGTCGGACTCGAATCGCCCTGGCCCCTACCTCGGTGTTCTGAAGGCTGTCGATTTGCGGACAGGTACGCCGAGGTGGGAGCAGGTACTGCTGCGCCATGAGACCTTTTCTGTACTGCCCCAGGGTGTCGTGATCGAGGGCGACGCGGTGTATGCGGTGGGGAGTCGCAGTCTGAGCGCCTCAGGGCACCTGAAGACGATCTTCGTCAGCGCGTTGCGTAGGATTGACGGCGCGTTGCTCTGGCACGCCGAGCTTCCGGGCGAGTTCCACGCGGCATCAACCAATGCGACGATCTTCGGATCCCTTCTCCTATTGGGCGACGGTTTCGGTTCGGGATTCCTGGCACTGGACCGCACCGATGGACACGAAGTGTGGAGGCTGTCGGGCGAGTCGGGATTCTACGGACCCACCTACGCGCCGCTTGTGCGGGACGGCATCGGATACGGCGTGTCCAGCGACCGACACGCGTACGCGTTTGACGCGGCCACGGGACGTCAGCTTTGGACGACGAAGCTTCCCGCGAGCGCGCACCAGCTCGCGCTTTGTGGCCGGTTCCTTCTGGTCGAAAACCAGGCAGTGATGCTTCTGGATCGCACGAGTGGCGCCATCGTTGATTCGCTCCTGACGAACCCCGATGGCAGTGAGATCCCGAGCAGCGGTTTCGCTGTCTCGGATCGCATCGCTGCCATCAGCACAGACCGGGAGATTGTAGGGTTCTCCTGTGAGTAA